The following proteins come from a genomic window of Ferrovibrio sp. MS7:
- a CDS encoding LysR family transcriptional regulator — MVDLRNLETFVWVAHLGGFRTAAEKLNTTQPAVSQRIAQLEDELAVKLFQREARGAKLTVKGFELLGYAERMLALRADMLQALREKKAMRGVVRLGVAETIVHTWLSRLIERMHAVYPAITLEIEVDTTPILRQSLLSHQLDIAFVLGPMSEPRMKNVNLGSYPMAWVASPSLDIGPEPVRVTTLGRWPIITYPRNTRPYIAVNEMLIRADVPNRRIYGNASLSTIVRMTLDNIGISAIPPVVIQRELAEGRLRMLRAEAVLPDLTFTATYPVKPDSYMAEAVAELAREVAASEPGRLPGNAAGRKQKR; from the coding sequence ATGGTCGATCTGCGCAATCTCGAAACTTTCGTCTGGGTGGCGCATCTTGGCGGCTTTCGCACCGCTGCCGAGAAGCTGAATACCACCCAGCCCGCCGTGTCGCAGCGCATCGCCCAGTTGGAAGACGAACTGGCGGTGAAGCTGTTTCAGCGCGAGGCGCGCGGCGCCAAGCTGACGGTGAAGGGCTTCGAGCTGCTCGGCTATGCCGAACGCATGCTGGCCCTGCGCGCCGACATGCTGCAGGCGTTGCGCGAGAAGAAGGCGATGCGCGGCGTGGTGCGGCTCGGAGTGGCCGAAACCATCGTGCATACCTGGCTCTCGCGGCTGATCGAGCGCATGCATGCGGTCTATCCGGCGATCACGCTGGAAATCGAGGTCGATACCACCCCGATCCTGCGCCAGTCGCTGCTCAGCCATCAGCTCGATATTGCCTTCGTGCTCGGTCCGATGAGCGAACCGCGCATGAAAAATGTCAATCTCGGCTCCTATCCGATGGCCTGGGTGGCCAGTCCCAGCCTGGATATCGGCCCCGAGCCGGTGCGCGTCACCACGCTCGGCCGCTGGCCGATCATCACCTATCCGCGCAACACGCGGCCCTATATCGCGGTGAATGAGATGCTGATCCGCGCCGATGTGCCCAATCGGCGTATCTACGGCAATGCCTCGCTTTCCACCATCGTGCGCATGACCCTGGACAATATCGGCATCAGCGCGATCCCGCCGGTGGTGATTCAACGCGAACTGGCGGAAGGCCGCCTGCGCATGCTGCGCGCCGAAGCGGTGCTGCCCGACCTCACCTTCACCGCCACCTACCCAGTGAAGCCGGACAGCTACATGGCGGAGGCGGTGGCCGAACTGGCGCGTGAGGTGGCTGCCTCAGAACCGGGCCGGCTGCCCGGCAATGCGGCAGGGCGCAAGCAGAAGCGATAA
- a CDS encoding TRAP transporter substrate-binding protein: MRAMMKSLALAGMVLAGMAGSAVAQEMPKTALKVVGAWGNLTQYKNFEQPFWTKEITEKSKGAITAEITPFNEMGLKGAEIFRLMRLGVIDFGSTVLGYVAADDARNEAVDLAGLSPDVATARKVSDAYKPVYDKFYRERFGVQVLGIWPYSAQVLFCNGEIKGLADLKGKKVRTGNRTLAEFVEAFGGTGVTLAFNEVVPALQNKVVDCAITGTLSGNSAKWYEVATHIYALPLGWSHVMHAVNVKTWDKLPAPVKTFLQAEIASLEDRIWKAAAEETDQGYDCNAGKDNCTMGTKAKMTVVPVSEADKALLKKVMAETVVPKWAARCAGDCVPAWNDSIGKIVGITAKAN, encoded by the coding sequence ATGCGTGCCATGATGAAATCGCTGGCTTTGGCCGGCATGGTGCTGGCCGGCATGGCCGGCAGCGCCGTTGCGCAGGAAATGCCGAAGACCGCACTCAAGGTCGTCGGCGCCTGGGGCAACCTGACCCAGTACAAGAATTTCGAGCAGCCGTTCTGGACCAAGGAAATCACCGAGAAGTCCAAGGGCGCCATCACCGCTGAAATCACGCCGTTCAACGAAATGGGCCTGAAGGGCGCGGAAATCTTCCGCCTGATGCGCCTCGGCGTCATCGATTTCGGCTCCACCGTGCTTGGCTATGTCGCCGCCGACGATGCCCGCAACGAAGCCGTCGACCTCGCCGGCCTGTCGCCGGATGTCGCCACCGCGCGCAAGGTCTCGGATGCCTACAAGCCGGTTTACGACAAGTTCTACCGCGAGCGCTTCGGCGTGCAGGTGCTGGGCATCTGGCCGTATTCGGCCCAGGTGCTGTTCTGCAACGGCGAGATCAAGGGCCTCGCCGACCTGAAGGGCAAGAAGGTGCGCACCGGCAACCGCACGCTGGCGGAATTCGTCGAAGCCTTCGGCGGTACCGGCGTGACGCTGGCCTTCAACGAAGTGGTGCCGGCGCTGCAGAACAAGGTGGTGGATTGCGCCATCACCGGCACGCTGTCGGGCAATTCGGCCAAGTGGTACGAAGTCGCCACCCATATCTATGCCCTGCCGCTGGGCTGGAGCCATGTCATGCACGCCGTGAACGTGAAGACCTGGGACAAGCTGCCGGCGCCGGTGAAGACTTTCCTGCAGGCCGAGATCGCCAGCCTGGAAGACCGCATCTGGAAGGCCGCTGCCGAAGAGACCGACCAGGGCTATGACTGCAATGCCGGCAAGGACAATTGCACCATGGGCACCAAGGCCAAGATGACCGTTGTGCCGGTGTCGGAAGCCGACAAGGCGCTGCTCAAGAAGGTGATGGCCGAGACCGTGGTGCCGAAATGGGCCGCGCGTTGTGCTGGCGATTGCGTGCCGGCCTGGAACGACTCGATCGGCAAGATCGTCGGCATCACTGCCAAGGCCAACTAA
- a CDS encoding putative hydro-lyase, translated as MNAVARHADFRGETGEAARLRVRSGDHRGPTAGLAPGYVQANLAILPRALAADFQRFCALNPKPCPLLASTEPGDPRLPTLGADIDVRTDLPLYRVWRNGELVEEVRDLKALWRDDLVAFLIGCSFSFEEALLEDGIPLRHIACGSNVPMYRTNIQNQPSGAFHGPLVVSMRSFKPADAIRAVQITSRFPNVHGAPVHIGKPELIGIKDLAKPDYGDAVEVKDDELPVFWACGVTPQAVIAAAKPDFCITHAPGYMLVTDLKNSRLAIL; from the coding sequence ATGAACGCGGTGGCACGGCATGCGGATTTCCGTGGCGAGACCGGCGAAGCGGCGCGGCTGCGCGTGCGCAGCGGCGACCATCGCGGCCCCACGGCCGGCCTGGCGCCCGGCTATGTGCAGGCCAATCTGGCAATTCTGCCGCGGGCACTGGCCGCCGACTTCCAGCGCTTCTGTGCGCTGAATCCGAAGCCATGCCCGCTGCTGGCTTCCACCGAGCCGGGCGACCCGCGACTGCCGACGCTTGGCGCCGATATCGATGTGCGCACCGACCTGCCGCTCTACCGCGTCTGGCGCAACGGCGAATTGGTCGAGGAAGTGCGCGACCTCAAGGCCTTGTGGCGCGATGATCTGGTTGCCTTCCTGATCGGCTGCTCGTTTTCCTTCGAGGAAGCGCTGCTCGAGGATGGCATTCCATTGCGCCATATTGCTTGCGGCAGCAACGTGCCGATGTACCGCACCAATATTCAGAACCAGCCCTCTGGCGCCTTCCATGGCCCGCTGGTGGTGTCGATGCGTTCGTTCAAGCCCGCCGATGCGATCCGCGCCGTGCAGATCACCTCGCGCTTCCCGAATGTCCATGGCGCGCCGGTGCATATCGGCAAGCCGGAACTGATCGGCATCAAGGATCTCGCCAAGCCGGATTACGGCGATGCGGTGGAGGTGAAGGACGATGAGTTGCCGGTGTTCTGGGCCTGCGGCGTCACGCCCCAGGCGGTGATCGCCGCCGCCAAGCCGGATTTCTGCATCACCCATGCGCCGGGCTACATGCTGGTCACCGATCTGAAGAACAGCCGCCTGGCGATTCTTTGA
- a CDS encoding TRAP transporter small permease subunit, whose amino-acid sequence MTLLDRWLALADRISSYAVWFGGTLVLASAILVSVDVLLRKILLVSLGGADELSGYAFAIGTAWALGFTLLRRANVRVDALYTRLPAPVCAVLDLVALASLGLFIGLLTIQAWDVLDTSLSFQARATTPLQTPLWIPQVLWVIGLGLFLFTLAPLFLRSLLALLSGDLATVRRLAGARTIEEDAADESAHTAALRVKE is encoded by the coding sequence ATGACCTTGCTCGATCGCTGGTTGGCGCTGGCCGACCGTATCTCCAGCTATGCCGTCTGGTTCGGCGGCACGCTGGTGCTGGCTTCCGCGATCCTCGTGTCGGTGGACGTGCTGCTGCGCAAGATCCTGCTGGTGTCGCTCGGCGGTGCCGATGAACTTTCCGGCTATGCCTTCGCCATCGGCACCGCCTGGGCGCTCGGCTTCACGCTGCTACGCCGCGCCAATGTCCGCGTCGATGCCCTCTATACCCGCCTGCCAGCGCCGGTCTGCGCCGTGCTTGATCTCGTCGCCCTGGCCAGCCTCGGCCTGTTCATCGGCCTGCTCACCATCCAGGCCTGGGATGTGCTGGATACCTCGCTGAGCTTCCAGGCCCGCGCCACCACGCCGCTGCAGACGCCGCTCTGGATCCCGCAGGTCCTGTGGGTGATCGGCCTGGGCCTGTTCCTGTTCACCCTGGCGCCGCTATTCCTGCGCAGTCTGCTGGCCCTGTTGAGCGGCGATCTCGCCACGGTGCGGCGCCTCGCCGGTGCGCGCACCATCGAGGAAGACGCCGCCGATGAATCGGCCCATACCGCTGCCCTGCGCGTGAAGGAGTAA
- the rimO gene encoding 30S ribosomal protein S12 methylthiotransferase RimO, with protein sequence MSQSRPASQPAKVGIVSLGCPKALVDSERIITKLRSEGYAISGAYDDADVVLVNTCGFLDSAKQESLEAIGEAMRENGRVIVTGCMGVEEEKIRGLFPDVLAVTGPQQYEAVVSAVHEAAPPAHDPFVDLVPPQGIKLTPRHYAYLKISEGCNHSCSFCIIPSMRGKLKSRASNDVLYEAERLVKAGVKELLVISQDTSAYGVDLKHAESVWRGQSVKARMTELCEAMGSLGAWVRLHYVYPYPHVDEVIPLMAEGKLLPYLDIPFQHAEPRVLKSMRRPGNQVKLLQRLKSWREICPDISVRSTFIVGFPGETEADFEFLLDWMQEAQLDRVGCFKYENVEGAAARDLPDQVPDEVKQERWERFMAAQQKISAAKLKAKIGRTLDVLVDEVKRTTAVGRSYADAPEIDGLVKIKAASGVKVGDMIKVRIDKADAYDLTGTRVG encoded by the coding sequence ATGAGCCAGTCCCGCCCCGCCTCACAGCCCGCTAAAGTCGGTATCGTCAGCCTTGGCTGCCCCAAGGCGCTCGTCGATTCCGAACGCATCATCACCAAGCTGCGCTCGGAAGGCTATGCCATTTCCGGCGCCTATGACGATGCCGATGTGGTGCTGGTGAATACCTGCGGCTTCCTCGACAGCGCCAAGCAGGAAAGCCTGGAAGCGATCGGCGAGGCGATGCGCGAGAATGGCCGCGTCATCGTCACCGGCTGCATGGGCGTGGAGGAAGAGAAAATCCGCGGCCTGTTCCCGGATGTGCTCGCCGTCACCGGCCCGCAGCAATACGAGGCGGTGGTCAGCGCCGTGCATGAAGCGGCGCCGCCGGCCCATGATCCCTTCGTCGATCTGGTGCCGCCGCAGGGCATCAAGCTCACCCCGCGCCATTATGCCTATTTGAAGATTTCCGAAGGCTGCAACCATTCCTGCAGCTTCTGCATCATCCCCTCCATGCGCGGCAAGCTGAAGAGCCGGGCGTCGAATGATGTGCTCTACGAAGCCGAGCGGCTGGTCAAGGCCGGGGTCAAGGAACTGCTGGTGATCTCGCAGGATACCTCGGCCTATGGCGTCGATCTCAAGCATGCCGAAAGCGTATGGCGCGGCCAGAGCGTCAAGGCACGCATGACCGAGCTATGCGAGGCGATGGGCTCGCTCGGTGCCTGGGTGCGGCTGCATTACGTCTATCCCTATCCGCATGTCGATGAAGTCATCCCGCTGATGGCGGAAGGCAAGCTGCTGCCCTATCTCGATATCCCGTTCCAGCATGCCGAGCCGCGCGTGCTGAAATCGATGCGCCGCCCCGGCAACCAGGTGAAGCTGCTGCAGCGGCTGAAATCCTGGCGCGAGATCTGCCCGGATATATCCGTGCGCTCCACCTTCATCGTCGGCTTCCCCGGCGAGACCGAAGCCGATTTCGAGTTCCTGCTCGACTGGATGCAGGAAGCCCAGCTCGACCGCGTTGGCTGCTTCAAATACGAGAATGTGGAAGGTGCCGCCGCCCGCGACCTGCCGGACCAGGTGCCGGACGAGGTGAAGCAGGAGCGCTGGGAGCGGTTCATGGCGGCGCAGCAGAAGATTTCCGCCGCCAAGCTGAAGGCCAAGATCGGCCGCACCCTGGATGTGCTGGTGGATGAGGTGAAGCGCACCACTGCTGTCGGTCGCAGTTACGCCGATGCGCCGGAAATCGACGGGCTGGTGAAGATCAAGGCAGCAAGCGGCGTCAAGGTCGGCGACATGATCAAGGTGCGCATCGACAAGGCCGACGCCTACGACCTCACGGGTACGCGGGTCGGGTAA
- a CDS encoding amidase gives MPVSSRDRLEACLARIKDPAGEGKRVFMRVYEEAAFEAATAADARKARGLPLSPLDGSIVSIKDLFDQPGEVTLAGSKLLRDAAPALAEAPAIARLRAAGAVIIGKTNMTEFAFSGVGINPHYGTPGNPADRSRIPGGSSSGAAVSVADGMAEIAIGTDTGGSTRIPAALCGITGWKPSQQRVPRDGAFPLSFALDSIGPLAKSVTECALADAAMAGEPVLPPDAAPLAGLRFGIPTGPLLDNMMPEVAQAFAVAKAVLEKAGARITEWPIADLLGQAGVLNARGGLVAPEAAHIHSAWLESKAEEFDPMVLGRVRRGLAVSGPDYVAIQQGRAALVHAMDQRLADIDALLLPTVPLLAPKIAELANDEAAFTRDNLLLLRNTAVMNFFDLCAISLPMPVALGALPAGLMLASRNGQDKRLFRMALSVEAALA, from the coding sequence ATGCCTGTGTCCAGCCGTGATCGTCTCGAGGCCTGCCTCGCCCGCATCAAGGATCCGGCCGGCGAGGGCAAGCGCGTGTTCATGCGGGTGTATGAGGAAGCGGCCTTTGAGGCCGCTACTGCTGCCGATGCGCGCAAGGCGCGCGGTCTGCCCCTGAGCCCGCTGGATGGCAGCATCGTCTCGATCAAGGACCTGTTCGACCAGCCCGGCGAAGTGACGCTGGCCGGTTCGAAGCTGCTGCGCGATGCGGCCCCGGCGCTCGCCGAGGCACCGGCCATCGCCCGGCTGCGTGCCGCCGGTGCGGTGATCATCGGCAAGACCAACATGACCGAATTCGCCTTTTCCGGCGTTGGCATCAATCCGCATTACGGCACCCCGGGTAACCCGGCCGATCGCAGCCGCATTCCCGGCGGTTCTTCGTCGGGCGCGGCGGTGAGCGTGGCCGACGGCATGGCGGAAATCGCCATTGGTACCGATACCGGCGGTTCAACGCGTATTCCCGCAGCGCTCTGTGGTATTACTGGCTGGAAGCCGAGCCAGCAGCGGGTGCCGCGCGATGGCGCCTTCCCGCTCTCCTTCGCGCTCGATTCCATCGGGCCGCTGGCGAAAAGCGTGACGGAATGCGCGCTGGCCGATGCCGCCATGGCCGGTGAGCCGGTGCTGCCGCCCGATGCCGCGCCTCTGGCCGGCCTGCGTTTCGGCATCCCCACCGGTCCGCTGCTCGACAACATGATGCCCGAGGTGGCGCAGGCTTTCGCGGTTGCCAAGGCCGTGCTGGAAAAGGCCGGCGCGCGCATCACCGAATGGCCGATTGCCGATCTGCTGGGGCAGGCCGGTGTGCTGAATGCGCGCGGTGGCCTGGTGGCGCCGGAAGCCGCCCATATCCATTCGGCCTGGTTGGAAAGCAAGGCGGAAGAATTCGATCCCATGGTGCTCGGCCGCGTGCGCCGGGGCTTGGCTGTCTCAGGCCCGGATTACGTGGCGATCCAGCAGGGCCGCGCCGCCCTGGTGCATGCCATGGACCAGCGGCTGGCCGATATCGACGCGCTGCTGTTGCCCACCGTGCCGCTGCTGGCGCCGAAAATCGCCGAACTGGCCAATGATGAGGCGGCCTTCACCCGCGACAACCTGCTGCTGTTGCGCAATACAGCAGTTATGAATTTCTTCGATCTCTGCGCCATTTCGCTGCCCATGCCGGTGGCGCTGGGCGCACTGCCCGCCGGGCTCATGCTGGCTTCCCGCAATGGCCAGGATAAGCGCTTGTTCCGTATGGCGCTTTCGGTCGAGGCTGCCCTGGCTTAA
- a CDS encoding TRAP transporter large permease yields the protein MLGTTLILLLALLAAALPVAGALGTLGLLLDKLYSKMPLSLALGEVAWSSSKDFLLVSIPMFILLGEILLRAGVAERMYGAMVKWLSWIPGGLMHSNIGACAIFAATSGSSVATAATVGTVALPLVKKHGYNERLFLGTLAAGGTLGILIPPSINMIIYAVLTDTSIPKLYLAGIIPGLGLAGLFMLLVALACFFRPAWGGSSLSYSWGERVASLVDLVPPLGIFLVVVGSIYAGIATPTEAASLGVVAALGLAAWYRKLSFAMMREVLENTMRTTAMVMLIIVAAYFLNFVISAIGLTTMLTDFISGLGLSKFSMLIAVVIFYLILGCFMETLSMMITTIPIIAPVMIGLGFDPIWFGIVIIVLIEMALITPPVGLNLFVVQSLRSHGSLNDVIAGSIPFVLTMIVLIVLLAIFPGLALWLPQTFG from the coding sequence ATGCTTGGCACCACCCTGATCCTCCTGCTGGCCCTGCTCGCCGCCGCCCTGCCGGTAGCCGGCGCACTCGGCACCCTCGGCCTGCTGCTCGACAAGCTCTATTCCAAGATGCCGCTGAGCCTGGCGCTCGGCGAGGTCGCCTGGTCGTCGTCTAAGGATTTCCTGCTGGTCTCGATTCCGATGTTCATCCTGCTCGGCGAGATCCTGCTGCGCGCCGGTGTCGCCGAGCGCATGTATGGCGCCATGGTGAAGTGGCTGAGCTGGATTCCCGGCGGCCTGATGCATTCCAATATCGGTGCCTGCGCCATTTTCGCCGCGACTTCTGGTTCCTCGGTGGCGACGGCCGCCACGGTCGGCACCGTCGCTTTGCCGCTGGTGAAGAAGCATGGCTATAACGAGCGCCTGTTCCTCGGCACGCTGGCTGCCGGCGGCACGCTCGGGATTCTCATCCCGCCGTCGATCAACATGATCATCTACGCGGTGCTTACCGATACCTCGATCCCCAAGCTCTATCTCGCCGGCATCATTCCGGGTCTCGGTCTCGCCGGCCTGTTCATGCTGCTGGTGGCTTTGGCCTGCTTTTTCCGCCCCGCCTGGGGCGGCAGCAGCCTGAGCTATAGCTGGGGCGAGCGCGTTGCCAGCCTGGTCGACCTGGTGCCGCCGCTCGGCATCTTCCTGGTGGTGGTCGGCTCGATCTATGCCGGCATTGCCACGCCGACCGAAGCCGCTTCGCTGGGTGTTGTCGCGGCGCTGGGCTTGGCTGCGTGGTACCGCAAACTGTCGTTTGCCATGATGCGCGAAGTGCTGGAAAACACCATGCGCACCACCGCCATGGTCATGCTGATCATCGTGGCGGCGTATTTCCTCAATTTCGTCATCTCGGCCATCGGCCTCACCACCATGCTCACCGATTTCATCTCCGGGCTGGGCCTGTCCAAATTCTCCATGCTGATCGCCGTGGTGATCTTCTATCTGATCCTCGGCTGCTTCATGGAGACCCTCTCCATGATGATCACCACCATCCCGATCATTGCTCCAGTGATGATCGGCCTCGGCTTCGATCCGATCTGGTTCGGCATCGTCATCATCGTGCTGATCGAGATGGCGCTGATCACGCCGCCGGTGGGCCTGAACCTGTTCGTGGTGCAGTCGCTGCGCAGCCATGGTTCGCTGAACGACGTCATCGCCGGCTCGATTCCCTTCGTGCTGACCATGATCGTGCTGATCGTCCTGCTGGCGATCTTCCCCGGCCTGGCCCTGTGGCTGCCGCAGACTTTTGGGTAA
- the queC gene encoding 7-cyano-7-deazaguanine synthase QueC, translating into MSLKTVILCSGGIDSVTLAHKVAAERELVRLLTFDYGQRHAKELEYAARTAQRLGARHDVVDIRALAQFLSSSSLIAGAADAIPDGHYAQETMKSTIVPNRNAIMLTIAFGIASGMKAEAVGIAVHSGDHFIYPDCRPAFVDAFRTMQEKALEGMGEVELFAPFVHTTKAGIVTEAAMLGVPFAETWSCYKGGAHHCGRCGTCVERAEAFHLAGIPDPTVYEDAEYWKQAVKGRP; encoded by the coding sequence ATGAGCCTCAAGACCGTCATCCTCTGCTCCGGCGGCATCGACTCGGTGACGCTGGCGCATAAGGTGGCTGCCGAGCGCGAACTGGTGCGGCTGCTGACCTTCGATTACGGCCAGCGCCATGCCAAGGAACTGGAATATGCCGCCCGCACCGCCCAGCGCCTTGGTGCGCGGCATGACGTGGTGGATATCCGCGCCCTGGCGCAGTTCCTGTCGTCATCCTCGCTGATCGCCGGGGCGGCGGATGCCATTCCCGACGGTCATTACGCGCAAGAGACGATGAAATCCACCATCGTGCCGAACCGCAACGCCATCATGCTGACCATCGCGTTTGGCATCGCCAGCGGCATGAAGGCGGAGGCGGTCGGCATCGCCGTGCATAGCGGCGACCATTTCATCTACCCCGATTGCCGCCCGGCCTTCGTCGATGCCTTCCGCACCATGCAGGAGAAGGCACTCGAAGGCATGGGGGAGGTCGAACTCTTCGCGCCCTTCGTGCACACCACGAAGGCCGGCATCGTCACGGAAGCGGCCATGCTGGGCGTGCCGTTTGCCGAAACCTGGAGCTGCTACAAGGGTGGCGCGCATCATTGCGGCCGCTGCGGCACCTGCGTCGAGCGTGCCGAAGCCTTCCATCTCGCCGGCATCCCTGATCCGACGGTGTATGAGGATGCCGAGTATTGGAAGCAGGCGGTGAAGGGGCGGCCCTAA
- a CDS encoding DUF2848 domain-containing protein — protein sequence MLQFTRHWAGRQDRIAAEITTLIVAGWTGRDSHAIEHHIEELAALGVPRPSTTPLFYRLGVGQLIQTGNLQVLGPDSSGEVEPVIVSLADGLWVTLGSDHTDRKAEAAGVALSKQMCGKVVGEELWRFDEVAPHWDKLMLRSHATIDGQRLLYQEGSIAAIRDPRDLMARYLGPGSSLDTASLPPGSLMFCGTLGAIGGVRPAARFEMELHDPVLGRSLKAGYTVEVLPVIA from the coding sequence ATGCTTCAGTTCACCCGCCATTGGGCCGGCCGCCAGGATCGTATCGCGGCCGAGATTACCACCCTGATCGTTGCCGGCTGGACCGGCCGCGACAGCCACGCCATCGAGCATCACATCGAGGAACTGGCCGCCCTTGGCGTGCCGCGTCCGAGCACGACGCCGCTATTCTATCGTCTCGGCGTCGGGCAGTTGATCCAGACCGGCAATCTGCAGGTGCTGGGGCCGGATAGCTCGGGCGAGGTCGAGCCGGTGATTGTATCGCTGGCCGATGGCCTCTGGGTCACGCTGGGTTCCGACCATACCGACCGCAAGGCGGAAGCCGCCGGCGTCGCGCTCTCAAAGCAGATGTGCGGCAAGGTGGTGGGCGAGGAATTGTGGCGCTTCGACGAGGTGGCGCCGCATTGGGACAAGCTGATGCTACGCAGCCATGCCACCATCGACGGCCAGCGCCTGTTGTACCAGGAAGGCAGCATTGCCGCGATCCGCGATCCGCGCGACCTGATGGCGCGCTATCTCGGCCCAGGCTCGAGCTTGGATACCGCCAGCCTGCCGCCCGGCAGCCTGATGTTCTGCGGCACGCTCGGCGCCATCGGCGGCGTGCGTCCGGCGGCGCGGTTCGAGATGGAATTGCACGACCCGGTGCTAGGCCGCAGCCTGAAGGCTGGCTACACTGTGGAAGTATTGCCCGTTATCGCCTGA